One Nitrospirota bacterium DNA window includes the following coding sequences:
- a CDS encoding polyprenyl synthetase family protein: MDLKAYLKERKALVDSFLDAYFASPLAPRALQDSIVYSLSAGGKRVRPILCLAAYEACGGAASSIVSCASALEMIHTYSLIHDDLPAMDNDDLRRGKPTNHKVFGEGMAILAGDGLLTEAFYLLSGSRMPSSQLPPAVLLAVIGEVAQAAGIQGMVGGQAQDLLSENAEPDAETLAYIHMHKTAALLAASVRIGGMMASASEPQLSGLTAYGKSIGLAFQVVDDILDIEGATEVLGKPQGSDEKKKKMTYPRLYGIEASREKARGLVNDALRSLEVFDAKADPLREIARYLLVRKS, encoded by the coding sequence ATGGACCTGAAGGCATATCTCAAGGAAAGAAAAGCCCTCGTCGACTCGTTTCTCGACGCCTACTTCGCATCGCCCCTGGCGCCCAGGGCGCTGCAGGATTCAATCGTCTACTCTCTCTCGGCAGGAGGGAAAAGGGTCAGGCCTATTCTCTGCCTCGCTGCTTACGAAGCCTGCGGCGGCGCAGCCTCTTCGATCGTTTCCTGCGCATCGGCGCTCGAGATGATCCACACCTACTCGCTCATCCATGACGACCTGCCGGCCATGGACAATGACGACCTGCGGCGCGGCAAGCCGACGAACCACAAGGTCTTCGGGGAAGGGATGGCGATCCTTGCCGGAGACGGGCTCCTTACCGAGGCGTTTTACCTTCTGTCCGGCAGCCGGATGCCCTCGTCTCAGCTGCCGCCGGCAGTGCTGCTCGCCGTGATCGGCGAGGTCGCGCAGGCTGCCGGTATTCAGGGAATGGTGGGGGGGCAGGCCCAGGACCTTCTCTCTGAGAATGCCGAGCCCGATGCCGAGACGCTCGCGTATATCCATATGCACAAGACCGCGGCGCTGCTCGCAGCTTCGGTGCGTATAGGAGGCATGATGGCCTCTGCGTCGGAGCCGCAGCTCTCCGGCCTGACCGCCTATGGAAAGAGCATCGGCCTCGCCTTCCAGGTGGTGGATGATATCCTCGATATCGAAGGCGCGACCGAGGTGCTCGGAAAGCCGCAGGGGTCGGACGAGAAAAAGAAGAAGATGACCTATCCCCGGCTTTACGGTATCGAGGCATCGCGGGAGAAGGCGCGCGGGCTCGTCAACGATGCCCTCCGGTCGCTCGAGGTCTTCGATGCAAAGGCCGACCCCCTGAGGGAGATTGCCCGCTATCTCCTCGTGCGAAAGAGCTGA